ATAATCTTTTCGTCCTTGTTCAGGACAATGTCTCCTCCGTCGTAATTCTCAACAAATTGCGGATTCACATTTTTTCCTGAGAAATCGGGACTGGTATCCATGTGCGCAATGAAACCTACTGTTGGCACTTCCTTATCGATATTCGACGGAAGCGTTGCCATTACGTAGCCATTGTCATCCAGCTCCACATCTTCCAGCCCAATGCTTTTCAATTCTTCGGCCAACTTCTGTGCAAACGTAATTTGCCCGGGTGTACTGGGCGTCAATCCGGTCTTGGAATCGGACTGAGTATTTATCTTTACATAACCGATAAAACGGTCGACAACCTGGTTTTCCATTTTTATCATCAAATTTGCAGATTTAAGAGTCCGAATATAGCGATTTTTGCCGAGAGAGAAGTGCAGAAAATCACTGTAAAGTGGTGAAGGTGATGAATCTCATTATTTCTCAACCGGAGGGAAAAAACGTACATAAAAAGAGGGAATTGCCGAAGCAACTCCCTCTTTTTAATATGATTGTGCGACTAACTTAATAAGCCAGTGCAAACAAGACTCTTCTCTTCGAAGGTTTACCGGTTACCATGCAAACGCCTTCTTCCTCCTCACCCTCGAACGGGATGCACCGAATCGTTGCTTTGGTCTCCTCTTTAATCCGGGTCTCCGTCTCCGAAGTACCGTCCCAGTGCGCCAGAATAAAACCGCCTTTGGTGTTCAGTACTTCTTTGAACTCCTCGTAGGTGTCTACCTTCACAGTACTTTCTTCACGGAATTTCCAGGCTTTCCGGTAGATGTTATTCTGGATTTCAACCAACAGGTCGTCCACATACTGGTCAATATCCTCGAGCGACTGAACCGATTTCTCCAGCGTATCGCGACGAGCTACCTCGACGGTTCCGTTCTCCAAATCACGGGGACCAATAGCCAGGCGAACCGGAACACCTTTCAATTCATACTCGGCAAATTTCCATCCCGGGCGCTGTGTATCGCGATTATCATACTTAACGCTAATGCCGCGTGCCTGAAGTTTGGTAATAATTTCATCTACCTTCTCCGATACTTCAGCCAACTGTTCTGTTTTCCTGTAAATAGGAACAATCACCACCTGGAATGGAGCCAGCTTCGGAGGCAATACCAAACCGTTGTTGTCGGAGTGAGCCATGATCAGTGCGCCCATCAAACGGGTAGAAACCCCCCATGACGTCGCCCACACATAATCGAGCTTTCCTTCTTTACTGGTGAACTGAACATCAAACGCTTTCGCAAAATTCTGTCCCAGAAAGTGTGACGTTCCGGACTGAAGTGCTTTACCATCCTGCATCAACGCCTCGATGGTGTAGGTTTCCAGCGCTCCGGCAAAACGTTCATTTGCCGACTTCGCACCTTTGATGACCGGTACAGCCATGTAATTCTCAGCAAAATCAGCATAAACATTGATCATGCGTTCCGTTTCCTCCATTGCCTCCTGCTTGGTAGCATGAGCAGTATGCCCTTCCTGCCAAAGGAATTCAGCGGTACGGAGAAACATACGCGTACGCATCTCCCAGCGAACTACATTGGCCCACTGGTTTATTAACAATGGAAGATCGCGGTATGATTGAATCCAGTTTTTATAGGTATTCCAGATGATGGTTTCCGAAGTCGGTCGTACAATTAACTCTTCTTCCAGTTTTGCATCGGGGTCGACTACCACACCATTCCCATCCGGATCATTTTTTAGGCGATAATGAGTAACTACGGCACAC
This Prolixibacter sp. NT017 DNA region includes the following protein-coding sequences:
- the proS gene encoding proline--tRNA ligase, with the translated sequence MAKELTSKEENYSQWYNDLVVKADLAENSAVRGCMVIKPYGYAIWEKMQAQLDRMFKETGHENAYFPLFIPKSFFSKEADHVEGFAKECAVVTHYRLKNDPDGNGVVVDPDAKLEEELIVRPTSETIIWNTYKNWIQSYRDLPLLINQWANVVRWEMRTRMFLRTAEFLWQEGHTAHATKQEAMEETERMINVYADFAENYMAVPVIKGAKSANERFAGALETYTIEALMQDGKALQSGTSHFLGQNFAKAFDVQFTSKEGKLDYVWATSWGVSTRLMGALIMAHSDNNGLVLPPKLAPFQVVIVPIYRKTEQLAEVSEKVDEIITKLQARGISVKYDNRDTQRPGWKFAEYELKGVPVRLAIGPRDLENGTVEVARRDTLEKSVQSLEDIDQYVDDLLVEIQNNIYRKAWKFREESTVKVDTYEEFKEVLNTKGGFILAHWDGTSETETRIKEETKATIRCIPFEGEEEEGVCMVTGKPSKRRVLFALAY